The following are from one region of the Pyruvatibacter sp. genome:
- a CDS encoding DNA modification methylase, whose translation MSYAAKYKAAAMSDHPRISKNFLTFRRSAQDAHVEYVNPESLWISNRRIRKSDRGLVQKWTRNLEKFGVLLPFLVDETNQLLHAEPALSAAIVLKIPQVPVVRVCHLDDEDKRLLRIALDRLGELPEWDEAALAEEFADLIRLDADVTASGFDMPEVDLLILDHLPRPLADALDDVPKVTSGAPVSHLGDVWRVGRHLIGCGDARDGEFVESLMGGRKAQAVFTDPPYGIPIAGFVSGSSGPQHADFAMGVGEMSDVEFHQFLADFMSVASSHLSDGAVIFTFMDWRHIDILVGAGKSLDLDLLNICVWSKPNAGMGSMYRSQHEFVAVFKVGKGPAKNNIQLGKFGRNRSNVWEYSSANTFDAEMREALEDHPTPKPVALVADAIRDVSDVGDIVLDPFLGGGTTLVAAHNTRRTCFGVELDPRYVDVSLRRWIKLTGKQPTHSHTGLSFDETAAKRSAGPLSLIGAEEGDQS comes from the coding sequence ATGAGCTATGCAGCCAAATACAAGGCTGCTGCAATGTCTGACCATCCTAGAATATCCAAAAATTTCCTGACCTTTCGGCGTTCTGCTCAAGATGCACATGTCGAGTACGTGAATCCAGAGTCGCTTTGGATTTCAAACCGACGGATCCGAAAATCAGATCGGGGTCTCGTCCAAAAATGGACCAGAAACCTCGAGAAATTCGGCGTTCTTCTTCCATTCCTGGTTGATGAGACCAATCAACTGCTTCATGCCGAGCCGGCGCTGTCAGCTGCGATTGTGCTGAAGATCCCGCAAGTGCCGGTGGTGCGTGTATGCCATCTCGATGACGAAGACAAGCGACTCCTTCGCATCGCCCTGGATCGCCTCGGTGAGCTGCCTGAATGGGACGAAGCAGCGCTGGCGGAAGAATTTGCGGACCTGATTCGGCTGGACGCTGACGTGACGGCTTCTGGCTTTGATATGCCTGAGGTCGACCTCCTCATTCTCGATCATCTGCCCCGTCCACTGGCTGACGCGCTGGATGATGTGCCCAAAGTGACAAGCGGTGCACCCGTCAGCCACTTGGGTGACGTTTGGCGCGTGGGACGTCATTTGATCGGCTGCGGCGATGCACGTGATGGTGAGTTCGTGGAGAGCTTGATGGGTGGCAGGAAGGCGCAGGCGGTCTTTACAGATCCGCCGTACGGGATTCCGATTGCGGGGTTCGTGTCCGGATCAAGTGGTCCGCAACATGCCGATTTCGCTATGGGTGTCGGTGAGATGTCCGACGTCGAGTTCCATCAGTTCCTTGCTGACTTCATGTCTGTTGCCTCAAGCCATCTATCTGATGGTGCTGTGATCTTCACGTTTATGGATTGGCGTCACATTGATATCCTCGTGGGCGCAGGCAAATCGCTTGATCTGGATCTGCTGAATATCTGCGTTTGGAGTAAACCCAACGCGGGCATGGGCTCAATGTATCGATCTCAACATGAATTTGTTGCGGTCTTCAAAGTTGGCAAGGGTCCGGCCAAAAACAACATCCAGCTTGGAAAATTTGGTCGCAACCGTTCAAACGTGTGGGAATACTCGTCTGCCAACACATTCGACGCGGAAATGCGTGAGGCACTGGAGGACCACCCCACCCCAAAACCAGTCGCTCTTGTTGCTGATGCCATCCGTGATGTCTCGGATGTAGGTGACATTGTTTTGGATCCTTTTCTTGGCGGCGGGACAACTTTGGTGGCCGCACACAACACGCGAAGGACGTGCTTTGGTGTCGAGCTCGACCCTCGTTACGTGGATGTGTCGCTGAGGCGCTGGATCAAGTTGACAGGCAAACAGCCTACGCATTCGCACACCGGCCTTTCGTTTGATGAGACGGCCGCAAAGCGCTCGGCTGGGCCGTTGTCTTTGATCGGAGCCGAAGAAGGCGATCAGTCATGA
- a CDS encoding DUF5681 domain-containing protein, with product MTKSSDDDNYEIGYGKPPKKNQFKKGKSGNPNGRPKGGKNLKTDILEELAERIAIQESGKIKKITKQRAMVKSLVAKGIKGDAKATTSLFAMVLKMLGDEIDANEELQPTAGDLQILEHFEARLREKIAAEAKTDGN from the coding sequence ATGACAAAGTCAAGCGATGACGATAACTACGAGATTGGGTACGGGAAGCCGCCTAAGAAAAACCAATTTAAAAAGGGCAAGTCCGGCAACCCCAACGGTCGGCCAAAAGGCGGTAAAAATCTCAAGACAGATATCCTCGAAGAGTTGGCCGAGCGCATCGCCATCCAAGAATCCGGCAAAATCAAAAAAATCACAAAACAACGCGCCATGGTGAAATCCCTGGTGGCGAAAGGTATCAAGGGTGACGCGAAAGCGACTACCTCTTTGTTCGCCATGGTTTTGAAAATGCTTGGTGATGAAATCGACGCCAACGAGGAACTGCAGCCAACCGCAGGCGACTTGCAAATCCTGGAGCATTTTGAGGCGCGCCTTCGTGAAAAAATCGCAGCGGAGGCGAAGACCGATGGTAACTGA
- a CDS encoding Fic family protein yields MGWFHRLSLPPIARPVTRNRDNAPFDATEMMMALSGIIGYGIEYPGGPNMREPNIVLGHDPVKLIAEIDEFKGRWDALKTLSPDRLNALREVATVESIGSSTRIEGAKLSDADVKTLLANIKIQSFATRGEQEVAGYALVMDLVFQTYDDMRLAENHIGQLHQTLLRHSEKDERHRGLYKTLRNDVVAFDTDGNEIGVIFETTTPFDTPREMEALVAWTRKAIEEESLHPLLIVAVFVVRFLANHPYQDGNGRLSRVLTTLLLLRAGYVYVPYASLERVIEENKDLYYKALRRTQTTLKKDKPDWAPWVGFFLRALKKQKDTLAVRLDREREEQDSEDGLPELSLQILALFKTRERLTLAQIEELTGANRNTLKVRMRELVSSGRISKHGKARATWYTKA; encoded by the coding sequence GTGGGCTGGTTTCACCGGCTGAGTTTGCCGCCGATTGCACGCCCGGTGACCAGAAACCGAGATAATGCGCCGTTCGACGCCACCGAGATGATGATGGCGTTATCGGGTATAATTGGGTATGGAATCGAATATCCCGGCGGCCCAAACATGAGGGAGCCAAACATCGTACTGGGCCACGACCCCGTTAAACTCATCGCAGAAATCGACGAGTTTAAGGGACGTTGGGACGCCCTAAAAACACTTTCGCCCGACCGCCTCAATGCGCTTCGCGAAGTGGCGACCGTCGAGAGTATCGGTTCGTCAACGCGTATCGAAGGCGCGAAGCTTTCCGATGCCGACGTCAAGACACTTCTTGCTAACATCAAAATCCAATCCTTCGCTACGCGCGGCGAGCAGGAGGTAGCAGGCTACGCCTTGGTGATGGACCTTGTGTTCCAAACCTATGACGATATGCGGCTCGCTGAGAACCATATAGGTCAGTTGCACCAGACCTTGCTTCGCCACAGCGAAAAGGACGAGCGGCATCGCGGATTATACAAAACGCTCCGCAACGATGTTGTCGCCTTCGATACGGACGGCAACGAGATTGGCGTCATCTTTGAGACGACGACACCGTTCGATACACCGCGCGAGATGGAGGCACTGGTCGCATGGACGCGGAAAGCCATCGAGGAGGAAAGCCTTCACCCGCTTCTCATCGTCGCGGTCTTCGTCGTGCGCTTCCTTGCCAACCATCCATACCAAGATGGCAACGGCAGGCTATCGCGTGTACTGACCACCTTGCTTTTGTTGCGGGCGGGTTACGTCTATGTGCCATATGCCTCGCTGGAGCGCGTGATCGAGGAGAACAAGGACCTCTATTATAAGGCGCTACGCCGCACGCAAACGACGCTGAAAAAAGACAAGCCCGATTGGGCGCCTTGGGTCGGCTTTTTTCTCCGCGCCCTGAAAAAGCAGAAGGACACGCTTGCGGTTCGGCTTGACCGGGAGCGCGAAGAGCAAGACAGCGAAGACGGCTTGCCGGAATTGTCATTGCAAATTTTGGCGCTATTCAAAACACGTGAGCGGTTGACCCTCGCGCAGATTGAAGAACTGACCGGCGCGAACCGCAATACCCTTAAAGTGCGTATGCGTGAGCTCGTTTCATCAGGCCGCATTTCCAAGCACGGCAAGGCCAGGGCGACGTGGTACACAAAGGCATGA
- a CDS encoding Fic family protein, protein MVQASSWADTSITGMHSGTKTPHPLKQRCGDYCIQYPHNLRIIIAYAEIIGYYPITKCGDYIVYSWENADWPTFRRSSEKLETLLKSVHHAQGRLLGRMEALGFQQRNEAHLQTLTQDVLKTSEIEGENLDYEQVRSSIAQRLGIDAGGFVTADRNVDAIVEVMLDATNNYLSPVTSERLFGWHSCLFPTGRSGMTKINVGHYRTDEAGPMQVVSGPVGREKVHYQAPPANRLEQEMTHFLAWLESNEENDPILKAAIAHLWFVTIHPFDDGNGRIGRAIADLCLARADQTSQRFYSMSKQIREERNAYYDILEHTQKSGLDITDWLEWFLNCLLRAIQGAGGTLDSILSKAQFWEKLGGTPLNERQVKILNKLFDGFEGKLTTTKWAKLAKCSQDTAYRDIMDLIEKGVLEKLPEGGRSTNYWLANTP, encoded by the coding sequence ATGGTGCAAGCATCTTCGTGGGCTGACACATCGATCACCGGAATGCACTCGGGCACGAAAACGCCCCACCCGTTGAAGCAGAGGTGCGGAGATTATTGCATACAATATCCGCATAATTTGCGGATTATAATTGCCTATGCGGAGATTATCGGCTATTATCCCATTACAAAATGCGGAGATTATATTGTGTATTCGTGGGAAAATGCCGACTGGCCAACCTTTAGGAGGAGCAGCGAAAAGCTAGAAACGCTTCTGAAATCGGTTCATCACGCGCAGGGGCGGCTCCTGGGGCGTATGGAAGCCCTTGGTTTCCAGCAGCGTAATGAAGCCCACCTCCAAACACTCACACAGGACGTTCTCAAAACCAGCGAGATTGAAGGGGAAAACTTGGACTATGAGCAGGTTCGTTCCTCTATCGCCCAACGCCTTGGCATAGATGCGGGTGGCTTCGTTACCGCGGATCGAAACGTCGATGCCATTGTGGAAGTGATGCTGGATGCCACCAACAATTATCTCTCTCCAGTTACAAGCGAGCGGTTGTTTGGCTGGCATAGCTGCCTGTTTCCCACCGGACGCAGTGGCATGACAAAAATCAACGTTGGCCACTATCGCACCGATGAGGCCGGACCTATGCAGGTTGTGTCAGGTCCAGTCGGGCGCGAAAAAGTTCATTACCAAGCCCCACCAGCCAACCGCTTGGAACAAGAGATGACGCACTTCCTAGCGTGGCTGGAAAGCAATGAAGAAAACGACCCTATCCTAAAAGCAGCCATTGCTCATTTATGGTTTGTAACCATCCACCCATTTGACGACGGCAACGGGCGAATTGGGCGCGCGATTGCTGACTTATGTCTGGCACGTGCAGATCAAACGTCTCAACGCTTCTACAGCATGTCCAAGCAAATTCGGGAGGAAAGGAATGCCTACTACGACATATTGGAACACACGCAGAAAAGCGGGTTGGACATTACCGATTGGCTTGAGTGGTTTCTCAACTGCTTACTACGCGCCATCCAAGGTGCCGGTGGAACATTAGACAGTATACTGAGCAAAGCGCAGTTCTGGGAAAAACTGGGCGGCACCCCCTTGAATGAGCGACAGGTGAAAATCCTCAACAAACTGTTTGATGGCTTCGAAGGAAAACTCACCACAACAAAGTGGGCCAAACTCGCAAAATGTTCCCAAGATACGGCTTACAGGGACATCATGGACCTTATTGAAAAAGGTGTTCTGGAAAAACTTCCCGAAGGCGGGCGTAGCACCAACTACTGGCTAGCTAACACCCCATAG